In the Leptospira sp. WS4.C2 genome, one interval contains:
- a CDS encoding thiolase family protein — translation MDPILLGVSDTIESEFDSEIYKNLSPLEKYHSLLFRSVDKLFGFLGTNRSSIAPYLTDFVSIEAQSLGREGYGFTVKDANDMGFGGLACHTVDLGGASVGGAIGQAHTIVKANPYAVVLVAAADVPKSVFKQISDLKRLTATVCHKDWEMPYGATLIGLYSLLCERMMFDTGVTSEDLEEITKHFRSLAETNPRAFQYQKPLTEKQLKKPLSGVYSTPMIAIVTDHGFATLVTSEFMKQKLIDNNIIKKDSKHIYLVGSGQSAHAEYFIQKKDLKSPAAIACERAVASSGLKRSDIDYAWIYDCFTGMIIHEAGLYFGVSPKDTATSLRKGKISNGTKEIPINLGGGILNYQAAMALSGATGLVDIASQYGLAVDSIPERLISPPKVSLLGGNGGIDSINSVILFAKDKPESVTREPMALQPLEVNVPSPKPGEQATILTASTIYFNPGGEKKPPYLIVCSKKENGEMVLTNLFAKDGTEIVSKEGLDLGKSKVEFQEKDGKIQGFLLS, via the coding sequence ATGGACCCAATTTTACTCGGTGTCAGCGACACCATCGAATCTGAATTTGATTCGGAAATTTATAAAAACCTTTCTCCTTTAGAAAAATACCATTCCCTACTGTTCCGTTCCGTAGACAAACTTTTTGGTTTTTTGGGAACGAATCGTTCGTCCATTGCCCCATACCTAACCGATTTTGTTTCTATCGAAGCCCAGTCTCTAGGCCGCGAAGGGTATGGGTTCACTGTCAAAGATGCAAATGATATGGGTTTTGGTGGCCTTGCTTGTCACACTGTTGATTTAGGGGGAGCCAGTGTAGGTGGGGCGATTGGACAAGCCCATACGATTGTGAAAGCCAATCCTTATGCAGTGGTTCTTGTGGCCGCTGCCGATGTCCCGAAATCAGTCTTTAAACAAATATCAGATTTAAAAAGACTTACTGCGACTGTTTGTCACAAAGATTGGGAAATGCCTTATGGGGCCACACTCATTGGTCTTTATTCTTTGTTATGTGAACGAATGATGTTTGATACTGGTGTTACCAGCGAAGATTTAGAAGAAATCACAAAACACTTTCGAAGTTTGGCAGAAACCAATCCAAGAGCCTTTCAATACCAAAAGCCACTGACGGAAAAACAGTTAAAAAAACCTCTTTCTGGTGTTTATAGTACGCCGATGATTGCGATTGTCACTGATCACGGATTTGCGACTCTCGTGACTTCTGAATTCATGAAACAGAAGTTAATTGATAACAATATCATCAAAAAAGATTCAAAACATATTTATTTGGTGGGTTCTGGTCAAAGTGCCCATGCCGAATACTTCATCCAAAAGAAAGACTTAAAAAGCCCTGCCGCCATTGCTTGCGAAAGAGCCGTGGCCTCTTCTGGACTCAAACGATCGGACATTGATTACGCTTGGATTTACGATTGTTTTACTGGAATGATCATTCATGAAGCGGGACTGTATTTTGGAGTATCCCCAAAAGATACAGCCACATCCCTTCGCAAAGGCAAAATATCCAATGGAACAAAAGAGATTCCGATCAACTTAGGTGGGGGAATTTTGAACTACCAAGCAGCCATGGCCCTTTCTGGTGCGACAGGCCTTGTGGATATCGCAAGCCAATATGGTCTGGCCGTAGATTCCATTCCAGAAAGGCTGATTAGTCCACCTAAGGTGAGTTTATTGGGAGGAAATGGTGGAATTGATAGCATCAACTCCGTGATTTTATTTGCGAAAGACAAACCCGAATCTGTGACCAGAGAACCTATGGCTTTACAACCATTGGAAGTGAATGTTCCAAGTCCCAAACCGGGAGAACAGGCGACCATCCTCACTGCCAGTACCATCTATTTCAATCCTGGTGGAGAAAAAAAGCCACCTTACCTCATAGTCTGTTCTAAAAAAGAAAATGGTGAGATGGTTCTCACCAATCTTTTTGCAAAGGATGGAACTGAGATTGTATCAAAAGAGGGATTGGATCTTGGAAAATCAAAAGTGGAGTTCCAGGAGAAGGATGGGAAGATACAAGGATTTTTACTGAGTTAA